TCGCCGAGCGAGGCGAGCGAGTTTTTCTCGGCGCGATCGGCCGACAGTCCCCACCGGATCTTCGTCGCCACCCAGTCTTTCGCGTACCGGCATGTGTTCTGCGCAGGCAGCCATTCGGCGGGGTCGCGGTCGCTCTTCGATCGGTTCGACGACGCGGTCACGGCGACGAGCGATCGTGGCGAATCGAGGTCATTGGCGAAGCGCTTGCGGGTCTCCGCGCTCCAGGCGTGTGCGCCCGATCGCCATGCCTCGGCGAGCGGGACCACGTGGTCGATGTCGAGCGCAGACGCACTCGTGGTCGTCACACCGTCGTAGTACGAAGTCCAGGTTCCGGTACGGATCGTGCATCCGCCCGCCGTCGCCGACGTCGATTCGTCGACGAGCACCTCGGCGCGCGTGTCCTGGCAGTCGCCGTCGGCGTCGATCCAGTGAGCGAACTTGCCGCGGTCGTACCCGGCTCGGTGATCCGCACGAGTGGGCAAGGCACGAACCGCGTCTGAAACGGTTCCGCGCCAGGTGGCTGCCGCGGCCGGAGGCGTGACGTCGGTCGTGTCCGGCACCGACTCGGCCACCGCCGGAGTCGCGGGAACAATGAGCAGCGCGGCGGCGACAAACATGCCGACGACGAGGGAAACTGTGCGACGCATCGCCGGGCCCTTCATGAAGTTGTCAGAGGCGTCAGGGGAGAAAACACGCCCTCATCAGCATATCGATATCGAGGACTATTGCGTAAGGTGAGGGAGAGGCGTCACGCCGTCGCGATCCCTGTCGTCGCGGGGATCCAACCGAGACGACGTCGATGCGCCGTCTCGGGCGAACGGGGGAAGCCGAATGGGACAGGTGGAGGCGAGCACACGCGTCGGTCTGCTGGGCTCGATTGAGGCCCACGTCAACAGCGTCCTGGTCCCGTTGCGCAGTCGTCGTCAGCGCATCGCCCTGACGAGGCTCGCCCTCAGCGAGAACCGCCCCGTGCCCGTCGACACGCTGATCGACGACCTGTGGAATGACGAGCAGCCCGCAGATGCTCCCCATGCGCTACAGGCGCACATCTCGCGCCTGCGCAAGCAGCTACGCCTCGAGATCGAATTCGTCGCGGGCGGGTACCGCCTCGATCCGTCTCGACTCGATCTCGATACGGTGCGCTTCACCGCACTGCACGAGGCAGGATGCGCGCAGCTCGAGGTCGGCGAGCACTCGCGTGCGCTGGAGACGCTCACCGAGGCGCTCGATGTGTGGCGCGGTCCGGCCCTGGGCGACCTCGCCGAAGCGCGCGGGCTGAGGCTCTCGGCATTGCACTTCGAAGAACGAAGGCGGATCGCCCGCCACGACCGCGCGGAGGCCGCGCTCGCGTGCGGGGCCGGAGCTTCGCTCTTGGACGAGCTGCGCGCGGCGCTCGCGTCCGACCCGCTGCGCGAGTCGACGTGGCATCAGCTGATGCGCGCGCTGCGCCAGGCGGGGCGCGAGGCTGAGGCGCTCGACGCATACGGTCAGGCGCGAGAGATCTTCATCGATGAGCTGGGTACGGAGCCAGGATCCCTGCTCGCGGGCCTGCACCGCGCATTGCTGGCGGGGGCTGCGGATCCGCTGGCCGCGGACCAGCCGGAATCGCCGACGCCTGCCGCGCCCCTCAGTGCCGCTCATGACGAAACCCTGGTCGGCCGCCGCGACGAGCTCGCCGTCATCGACCGGGCCTGGCGCGAGAGCGGTGACGGCCTCCGAGTTGTCACGATCAGCGGCGAACCGGGAATCGGAAAGACGCGGCTTGCCGACGCGGCGGTTGACAGGCTCAGCGCGCGAGGCGTCACCGTCTTGCGGGCGCGCTGCGAGTTCTCCACCCGATCAGCATTCGGCGCGTTCGCGCAGCTGCTGCAGGCGCATCTCGCCACTCCCCTGCCCGCACGGCACGAGGCGGAGCTCCGACGCCGCGCGCCCGACCTCGCTCAGGTCCTGCCGGGCTGGCGGGGCGACGTCGACGACGACCTTGGCGATCATGGTGCGCGCCGCGACGACGCGGATCACCACCGCGCCCTGGACGCCATCGCCGCCTGGCTGTCTGCCACGACCCGCGAGGAGCCGGGGCTCATTGTCATCGACGATGCCCAGTGGGCCGATCACGAGTCGCAACTCGCCATCCATCACCTGCTGCATAGCCCGCGGCGCGTCAACGCGCTCGTCATCGTCTGCGTGCGCGATCGCCAGATTGACTCCGGCGACGATTCGCCCCTCACTGATCTGCTGCGGCAGTCGGGGCAGGTCAGCCACCTCGCGCTCCGACGGTTCGGTCTCCACGAGGCGGGACAGCTCATCGACAACGAGAGCGGACGGATGTCGGACGACGACCGGCTGCCGGAGTGGGGACGCGACTACATCCTCGATGCATCAGGCGGCAATCCGCTCTTCATGCTCGAACTCACGCGCCAGCTGGTCATCGAGCGGCCGTCGTCCACCGAACTCCCCCCGCCGCCCGCGGGAGTGAGTCGCGTGATCGAGAGTCGAATTATGGCTCTCCCGGCTGCCGCCCGCGGCCTGCTGAGGCGGGCCGCCGTTCTCGGTACGACGTTCGCACCACTCCGCCTCACCGACTTCTTCGAGCGCATATCCCCAGCCGAGCGCGACGCCGCCCTCAGCGCGGCGCTGCACCACCGACTGATCGAACACGCTGAAGGGGAGCCTCTCCGCTACCGATTCAGCCACGACATCGTGCGCGCGGTGCTCTACGACTCTCTCCCCGCCTCCGAGCGAGCCGCGCTGCACGCGCAGATCGCCCGCGCCCTCGACAGCGACGACACCGGAGATGTCGCGGTCGATCACCAGCTGATTGCGCACCACTACCGGCGCTCCGACGTGGTCGACGGTATCGAACGCGCAGTGCGTCACCTCCTCGCCGCGGGCAGGCAGGCGCTCTTCCGTGGGGCGCCGGCCGCTGGCGAGGAACTCCTCGGCGACGCGCTACGTCTCATGGAAGCCGCGACGCCCACGACGCTGCGGTGCGACCTCCTCATCGAGCTCGGGCGCGCCCAGCAGCGACTCGCACAGCCGCAGTACCGCGACACTCTTCTGGAAGCCTCCCGGCTCGCGCGGAGCGCCGACGACCCCGAGCGTCTGACGACCGCGGTGCTCGCCAACAACCGCGGATGGTGGTCGAACACCTCCGCAATCGACGACGAGCGCGTCGAGTACATCGAGGTGGCTCTCGCGCACAGTCCCGACGACGACCTCCCCGCACGCGCCAAGCTGCTGAGCGCGTGGGCTCTGGAGCATGTGCGGCAGTCGGCCCTCCGCGACGAGGTTCTGTCGGCTGCGAAGCGCGCGCTGGACATCGCCGAAGAGAGCGGGGATCCGCAGGCCCTCGCTCTCGTGTTCGCGCACCGGTACGCCGTGTTGCACGCGCTGTTCGAGGATCCGGCCGAGTGCGCACTCATGAACGATCGGCTGATGTCGCTCGCGAATCGTCTGGGAGACCGGCAGATGCGTCTGTCGGCCGCGGTGGGGACCGCCCAGTCACGGATGCGTCTCGGGGAGTTCTCGATTGCGGATCGCTATGTCAACGAAGCGGTGCGATTGGCAGAGGTTCGCGCAGATCCCGCGCGAACCTGGCTGCTGCGCACGTGGCAGGCGATGCGTCAGGGCGCGCGTGGGAATTTCGACGAGGCCGAGCGACTGGCCGCGATGGCGCTCGAGCTCGGAACGCAGAGCGAACAGGCCGACGCCTACACCTGGTTCGCCGGGCAGCTTTTCACTTTCCGGATGCTCCAGGGGCGGCTACCCGAGATCATGGACGCGGTCCGGGAGCAGGCCGAAGCGCTCAC
The nucleotide sequence above comes from Microbacterium faecale. Encoded proteins:
- a CDS encoding BTAD domain-containing putative transcriptional regulator codes for the protein MGQVEASTRVGLLGSIEAHVNSVLVPLRSRRQRIALTRLALSENRPVPVDTLIDDLWNDEQPADAPHALQAHISRLRKQLRLEIEFVAGGYRLDPSRLDLDTVRFTALHEAGCAQLEVGEHSRALETLTEALDVWRGPALGDLAEARGLRLSALHFEERRRIARHDRAEAALACGAGASLLDELRAALASDPLRESTWHQLMRALRQAGREAEALDAYGQAREIFIDELGTEPGSLLAGLHRALLAGAADPLAADQPESPTPAAPLSAAHDETLVGRRDELAVIDRAWRESGDGLRVVTISGEPGIGKTRLADAAVDRLSARGVTVLRARCEFSTRSAFGAFAQLLQAHLATPLPARHEAELRRRAPDLAQVLPGWRGDVDDDLGDHGARRDDADHHRALDAIAAWLSATTREEPGLIVIDDAQWADHESQLAIHHLLHSPRRVNALVIVCVRDRQIDSGDDSPLTDLLRQSGQVSHLALRRFGLHEAGQLIDNESGRMSDDDRLPEWGRDYILDASGGNPLFMLELTRQLVIERPSSTELPPPPAGVSRVIESRIMALPAAARGLLRRAAVLGTTFAPLRLTDFFERISPAERDAALSAALHHRLIEHAEGEPLRYRFSHDIVRAVLYDSLPASERAALHAQIARALDSDDTGDVAVDHQLIAHHYRRSDVVDGIERAVRHLLAAGRQALFRGAPAAGEELLGDALRLMEAATPTTLRCDLLIELGRAQQRLAQPQYRDTLLEASRLARSADDPERLTTAVLANNRGWWSNTSAIDDERVEYIEVALAHSPDDDLPARAKLLSAWALEHVRQSALRDEVLSAAKRALDIAEESGDPQALALVFAHRYAVLHALFEDPAECALMNDRLMSLANRLGDRQMRLSAAVGTAQSRMRLGEFSIADRYVNEAVRLAEVRADPARTWLLRTWQAMRQGARGNFDEAERLAAMALELGTQSEQADAYTWFAGQLFTFRMLQGRLPEIMDAVREQAEALTDGLPAWNAALALALSRSGHQEDATAVIDEFAATNFERLPRDLLWLHALHYFTLACEELSLHQHAGVLYELLQPYGSMVATNGTIDAGPVDLHLGILARMQGWNAVAEEHLAAAETLSRRIGASVWSAEATRRRDHEVARAS